Proteins encoded in a region of the Photobacterium angustum genome:
- the ychF gene encoding redox-regulated ATPase YchF, which translates to MGFKCGIVGLPNVGKSTLFNALTKAGIEAANFPFCTIEPNTGVVPVPDPRMDALAVFVNPERIMPTTMEFVDIAGLVAGASKGEGLGNKFLANIRETDAIGHVVRCFENDNIVHVAGRIDPLEDMDIINLELAMADLDTCERAIQRLAKRAKGGDNDAKFEIKVLEKMLPHLTEGGMLRALELTKEEKAAIDYLHFLTLKPTMYIANVNEDGFENNPFLDKVIARAAEENAVVVPVCAAMESEIAELDDEDREEFLADMGIEEPGLNRVIRSGYQLLSLQTYFTAGVKEVRAWTIPVGATAPKAAGVIHTDFEKGFIRAEVIGYDDYINCGGESGAKEAGKWRLEGKEYIVKDGDVVHFRFNV; encoded by the coding sequence ATGGGTTTTAAATGCGGTATCGTAGGTCTACCAAACGTTGGTAAGTCAACTCTATTCAACGCCTTAACAAAAGCAGGCATTGAAGCAGCAAACTTCCCGTTCTGTACTATTGAACCAAACACAGGTGTAGTTCCTGTGCCAGATCCACGTATGGATGCATTAGCAGTATTCGTAAATCCAGAACGAATTATGCCAACGACGATGGAGTTTGTTGATATCGCGGGTCTTGTTGCTGGTGCATCAAAAGGTGAAGGCCTTGGTAACAAGTTTCTAGCTAATATCCGTGAAACAGATGCTATTGGTCACGTTGTACGTTGTTTTGAAAACGACAATATTGTCCACGTTGCTGGTCGTATCGATCCTCTAGAAGACATGGATATCATCAACCTTGAGCTTGCGATGGCTGACTTAGATACGTGTGAGCGCGCTATCCAGCGTTTAGCTAAACGTGCAAAAGGCGGTGATAACGATGCTAAGTTTGAAATCAAAGTACTAGAGAAGATGCTTCCTCACCTAACTGAAGGTGGCATGCTACGTGCGCTAGAGCTGACAAAAGAAGAAAAAGCAGCGATCGATTACCTGCACTTCTTAACGCTTAAGCCAACTATGTACATTGCTAATGTTAATGAAGACGGTTTTGAAAATAACCCATTCCTTGACAAAGTAATTGCACGTGCAGCAGAAGAAAATGCGGTTGTTGTTCCAGTATGTGCGGCAATGGAATCAGAGATCGCTGAACTGGATGATGAAGATCGTGAAGAGTTCCTTGCTGATATGGGTATCGAAGAACCAGGTCTTAACCGCGTAATCCGTTCTGGCTATCAGCTACTGTCTCTTCAGACTTACTTTACTGCCGGTGTTAAAGAAGTACGTGCATGGACAATCCCTGTAGGTGCAACAGCACCAAAAGCAGCAGGTGTTATCCACACTGACTTCGAAAAAGGCTTTATTCGTGCAGAAGTTATTGGCTATGACGATTACATCAATTGCGGTGGTGAGTCAGGTGCTAAAGAAGCAGGTAAATGGCGTCTAGAAGGTAAAGAATACATTGTTAAAGACGGTGATGTTGTTCACTTCCGTTTTAACGTATAA
- the pth gene encoding aminoacyl-tRNA hydrolase encodes MSNNIRLLVGLANPGQEYANTRHNAGAWVVEELARVHNVTLRPDPKYFGLTGRITANGQDLRLLIPSTFMNLSGKSVAALANFFQIKPEEILVAHDELDLPPGVAKFKKGGGHGGHNGLRDIISKMGNNKDFYRLRIAIGHPGDKNKVAGYVLGKAPAKEQELIDAAVDESVRCIDILLKDGLTKAQNRLHTFKAE; translated from the coding sequence GTGAGTAATAATATTCGTTTGCTTGTTGGCCTCGCTAACCCGGGTCAAGAGTACGCCAACACCCGCCATAATGCCGGTGCATGGGTAGTTGAAGAATTAGCGCGCGTCCACAATGTAACCCTTCGCCCTGATCCCAAGTATTTTGGTTTAACAGGAAGAATTACAGCCAATGGACAAGATCTTCGCCTATTGATCCCATCGACTTTTATGAACCTGTCAGGAAAGTCGGTTGCTGCGTTAGCTAACTTCTTCCAAATCAAACCCGAAGAAATTTTAGTTGCTCACGATGAATTAGATTTACCACCCGGTGTTGCGAAATTTAAAAAAGGTGGTGGTCATGGCGGACATAATGGTCTTCGCGATATCATTAGCAAAATGGGCAACAATAAAGATTTCTATCGTCTGAGGATCGCTATCGGTCATCCAGGCGATAAAAACAAAGTCGCAGGCTACGTACTTGGAAAAGCACCAGCTAAAGAGCAAGAATTGATTGATGCAGCTGTAGATGAATCTGTTCGCTGTATTGATATCTTACTTAAAGACGGCTTAACAAAGGCGCAAAATCGCCTACATACATTCAAAGCAGAATAG
- the ispE gene encoding 4-(cytidine 5'-diphospho)-2-C-methyl-D-erythritol kinase, whose protein sequence is MSQYIPFGVASQWPAPAKLNLFLYITGQRPNGYHDLQTLFQFIDYGDTLTITPRRDNQINLTPAIEGVKTEDNLIYRAANALRQAANCDLGADIHIKKILPMGGGLGGGSSNAATALVALNHLWQTQLSVDELADIGLKLGADVPVFVRGTSAFAEGIGEKLQPAEPQEKWFLIAKPDISIATVDIFTHPELPRNTKKRSLDALLRGVYENDCEKIVRSLNPEVDQALSWLLEYAPSRLTGTGACVFSEFNTQQEANAILNILPDWLHGFVAKGVNTSPLMTALAAHSTDCQ, encoded by the coding sequence ATGAGTCAATACATCCCTTTTGGTGTCGCGAGCCAATGGCCTGCGCCAGCAAAACTGAATTTATTTTTATATATTACTGGCCAACGTCCAAATGGCTACCATGATTTACAGACGCTGTTTCAGTTTATCGATTATGGCGATACTTTAACCATCACCCCACGTCGTGATAACCAAATTAATTTAACGCCTGCAATTGAAGGGGTTAAAACCGAAGATAACCTGATTTATCGCGCTGCAAATGCACTTCGTCAAGCAGCAAATTGTGACTTAGGAGCCGATATTCATATTAAAAAGATCCTTCCCATGGGAGGCGGTCTTGGTGGTGGCTCCTCTAATGCAGCAACAGCATTAGTCGCACTCAATCATCTTTGGCAAACTCAACTATCAGTTGATGAACTAGCGGATATTGGTCTTAAATTAGGTGCTGATGTCCCTGTTTTTGTCCGTGGTACTAGCGCATTTGCCGAAGGTATTGGTGAAAAACTGCAACCGGCAGAACCTCAAGAAAAATGGTTTTTAATCGCAAAGCCAGATATTAGCATTGCAACTGTCGATATTTTCACCCATCCTGAACTTCCGCGTAATACTAAAAAACGTAGCCTAGATGCACTGTTACGTGGAGTTTACGAAAACGATTGCGAAAAAATTGTAAGAAGTCTTAATCCTGAGGTTGATCAGGCGCTTTCGTGGCTGTTAGAATACGCGCCGTCAAGATTGACTGGCACTGGCGCTTGTGTGTTTTCGGAATTTAACACTCAACAAGAAGCCAACGCAATCCTGAACATTTTACCTGACTGGCTCCACGGATTTGTCGCAAAAGGTGTCAACACGTCTCCTCTTATGACAGCCTTAGCCGCACATTCTACGGATTGTCAGTAA
- the miaB gene encoding tRNA (N6-isopentenyl adenosine(37)-C2)-methylthiotransferase MiaB produces MAKKLLIKTWGCQMNEYDSSKMADLLNAANGFELTEIPEEADVVLLNTCSIREKAQEKVFHQLGRWKKLKDNKPDLVIGVGGCVATQEGDSIRKRAPYVDVIFGPQTLHRLPEMIKRSQSNEKTVMDISFPEVEKFDSLPEPRAEGATAFVSIMEGCSKYCTYCVVPYTRGEEVSRPLDDVLFEIAQLAEQGVREVNLLGQNVNAYRGPMHDGELASFAELLRLVAAIDGIDRIRYTTSHPIEFTDDIIDVYKDTPELVNYLHLPVQSGSDRILTMMKRPHTAIEYKSKIRKLRKVRPDITMSSDFIVAFPGETDQDFEDTMKLIREIDFDISYSFIFSPRPGTPAADYPCDLSEEVKKERLYALQQQLNSQAMRHARQMLGTEQRILVEGPSRKNVMELRGRTENNRIVNFEGSADLIGQFVDVKIVDVFTNSLRGELVRTEAEMDLRVAMSPSEMMAKTRKENELGVGVYTPE; encoded by the coding sequence ATGGCGAAGAAACTGCTGATCAAAACCTGGGGCTGCCAGATGAACGAATACGATTCATCTAAAATGGCAGATCTTCTTAATGCAGCTAATGGCTTTGAGTTAACCGAAATCCCAGAAGAAGCAGATGTTGTGCTACTTAACACCTGCTCGATCCGTGAGAAGGCACAAGAGAAAGTTTTCCATCAGCTAGGGCGTTGGAAAAAATTAAAAGATAATAAGCCTGATCTTGTGATCGGTGTCGGTGGTTGTGTAGCCACGCAAGAAGGTGACTCGATTCGTAAACGTGCACCGTATGTTGACGTAATCTTTGGCCCGCAAACACTGCACCGTTTGCCAGAGATGATTAAGCGTTCACAATCAAATGAAAAAACCGTTATGGATATCTCCTTCCCTGAAGTTGAGAAATTCGATAGCTTGCCTGAGCCTCGTGCTGAAGGCGCAACAGCATTCGTATCTATTATGGAAGGTTGTTCTAAGTACTGTACTTACTGCGTAGTACCTTATACTCGCGGTGAAGAAGTGAGCCGTCCACTAGATGATGTACTGTTTGAAATTGCACAACTTGCAGAGCAAGGCGTTCGTGAAGTCAATCTACTTGGACAAAACGTAAATGCTTATCGTGGTCCGATGCACGATGGAGAACTAGCAAGCTTTGCCGAGTTACTACGTTTAGTCGCTGCGATTGATGGTATTGACCGTATTCGTTACACAACTAGTCATCCTATTGAATTTACTGATGACATCATTGATGTGTACAAAGATACACCAGAATTAGTGAACTACTTACACTTACCAGTACAAAGTGGTTCAGATCGTATTCTGACGATGATGAAACGTCCTCATACGGCAATAGAGTACAAATCTAAGATTCGTAAATTACGTAAAGTTCGCCCTGATATCACCATGAGCTCAGACTTTATTGTCGCGTTCCCTGGTGAAACAGATCAAGATTTCGAAGATACGATGAAATTAATTCGTGAAATCGACTTTGATATTAGTTACAGCTTTATCTTCTCTCCACGTCCAGGTACACCAGCAGCTGATTACCCTTGTGATTTGTCTGAAGAAGTGAAGAAAGAACGTTTGTACGCACTACAGCAGCAGCTTAACAGTCAAGCAATGCGACATGCGCGTCAAATGTTAGGTACAGAACAACGTATCCTTGTTGAAGGTCCTTCACGTAAAAATGTCATGGAACTGCGTGGCCGTACTGAAAACAACCGAATCGTAAACTTTGAAGGTTCTGCTGATTTAATTGGTCAATTCGTCGATGTGAAAATTGTTGATGTATTTACCAACTCACTACGTGGCGAATTAGTGCGTACTGAAGCAGAAATGGATCTACGTGTTGCAATGTCACCATCTGAAATGATGGCAAAAACACGTAAAGAAAATGAATTGGGTGTAGGCGTATATACACCAGAGTAA
- a CDS encoding PhoH family protein codes for MSKIITVEFQLEPADNQRLSSLCGPFDDNIKQLERRLGVEINHRSNNFSVVGKNYSVDAATNIIKDLYVDTAPVRNVIPDIEPDQIHLAIKESGVLEQTTESSIPYGKEIHIKTKKGVIKPRTPNQAQYIANMVTHDITFGIGPAGTGKTYLAVAAAVDALERQEIRRILLTRPAVEAGEKLGFLPGDLSQKVDPYLRPLYDALFEMLGFERVEKLIERNVIEVAPLAYMRGRTLNDAFIILDESQNTTVEQMKMFLTRIGFNSRAVITGDVTQIDLPRGARSGLRHAIEVLSEVDEISFNFFLADDVVRHPVVARIVQAYEVWESEDQKQRKLAEQRRRAEQEAKEAALVAVATAAKIESEKSN; via the coding sequence TTGAGCAAAATAATTACTGTAGAATTTCAACTTGAGCCTGCTGATAACCAACGCTTATCTAGTCTTTGTGGCCCTTTCGACGACAATATCAAACAATTAGAGCGCCGATTAGGTGTTGAAATTAATCACCGTAGCAATAACTTTAGCGTAGTTGGAAAAAACTATTCCGTAGACGCTGCAACAAATATCATCAAAGATCTCTACGTTGATACGGCGCCAGTTCGTAACGTGATTCCAGATATTGAACCGGACCAAATCCATCTTGCGATTAAAGAGTCTGGTGTATTAGAGCAAACAACTGAATCCTCGATCCCATACGGTAAAGAAATTCACATCAAGACCAAAAAAGGTGTGATTAAACCGCGTACCCCTAACCAAGCGCAATATATTGCTAATATGGTAACGCATGATATTACCTTTGGTATTGGTCCTGCTGGTACTGGTAAGACTTACCTTGCGGTTGCTGCTGCCGTTGATGCATTAGAGCGTCAAGAGATCCGTCGTATTCTATTAACACGTCCAGCAGTAGAAGCTGGGGAAAAGTTAGGTTTCCTTCCTGGCGATCTAAGCCAAAAAGTCGATCCTTACTTACGGCCTCTCTATGATGCGCTATTTGAAATGTTAGGTTTCGAGCGTGTTGAAAAATTAATTGAACGAAATGTGATTGAAGTTGCCCCATTAGCATATATGCGTGGACGTACCCTTAATGATGCATTTATTATCCTAGATGAAAGCCAGAACACCACGGTGGAACAGATGAAAATGTTCCTTACTCGTATTGGTTTTAATTCTCGTGCCGTTATCACAGGTGATGTGACACAAATTGACTTACCTCGTGGTGCACGTTCAGGTCTACGTCATGCTATTGAAGTATTATCTGAAGTTGATGAGATCAGCTTTAATTTCTTCTTAGCCGATGATGTCGTTCGACATCCAGTGGTAGCACGTATTGTTCAAGCTTACGAAGTATGGGAAAGCGAAGACCAAAAACAACGTAAGCTTGCAGAACAACGCCGCCGAGCAGAGCAGGAAGCAAAAGAAGCGGCATTAGTTGCCGTCGCTACTGCGGCAAAGATAGAGTCAGAAAAGAGTAATTAA
- the ybeY gene encoding rRNA maturation RNase YbeY, with translation MAIYLDLQHATENLDGLPTEAEFQQWLNAAVIPFQADAEVTIRLVDEQESHALNLEYRGKDRPTNVLSFPFEAPPGMELELLGDLIICRQVVEKEALEQNKPLKAHWAHMVVHGSLHLLGYDHIEDEEAEEMESLETEIMQNMGFVDPYISEKQ, from the coding sequence ATGGCTATTTACCTCGATTTACAACACGCCACTGAGAATCTGGACGGATTACCGACAGAAGCGGAATTTCAGCAGTGGTTAAATGCAGCCGTTATCCCTTTTCAAGCTGATGCAGAAGTCACGATACGTTTAGTTGATGAGCAAGAGAGCCATGCACTAAATCTTGAGTACCGTGGCAAAGATCGCCCAACAAATGTGTTATCTTTCCCATTTGAAGCGCCTCCTGGCATGGAATTGGAACTACTTGGCGATTTAATTATTTGTCGTCAAGTTGTAGAAAAAGAAGCACTTGAACAAAACAAGCCCCTAAAAGCACACTGGGCACATATGGTTGTACATGGCAGTCTCCATCTGCTAGGTTATGATCATATTGAAGATGAAGAAGCTGAAGAAATGGAAAGTTTGGAAACAGAAATCATGCAAAACATGGGATTTGTTGACCCTTACATTTCAGAGAAGCAGTAA
- a CDS encoding ribose-phosphate pyrophosphokinase, with the protein MPDMKLFAGNATPELAQRIADRLYISLGDATVNRFSDGEVCVQINENVRGSDVFIIQSTCAPTNDNLMELVVMIDALRRASAGRITAVIPYFGYARQDRRVRSARVPITAKVVADFLSNVGVDRVLTVDLHAEQIQGFFDVPVDNVFGSPVLLEDMLAKDLQDPVVVSPDIGGVVRARAIAKLLDDTDIAIIDKRRPRANVSQVMHLIGDVEGRDCIIVDDMIDTGGTLCKAAEALKERGAKRVFAYATHPVFSGSALENIRESVIDEIIVTDSITLTKEIEATGKVSVLTLSGMLAEAIRRISNEESISAMFEH; encoded by the coding sequence GTGCCTGATATGAAGCTGTTTGCTGGTAACGCAACACCAGAACTAGCCCAACGCATCGCTGATCGTCTTTATATTTCCTTGGGAGATGCTACGGTTAACCGTTTCTCCGATGGTGAAGTATGTGTACAAATTAATGAAAACGTACGTGGTAGCGACGTATTCATTATCCAATCAACTTGTGCACCAACGAACGACAACCTAATGGAACTGGTTGTTATGATCGATGCACTACGCCGCGCTTCAGCGGGCCGTATTACTGCTGTAATTCCATACTTTGGTTATGCTCGCCAAGATCGCCGCGTTCGCTCTGCTCGTGTGCCAATTACTGCTAAAGTTGTTGCTGATTTCCTTTCTAACGTAGGTGTTGACCGTGTCTTAACTGTTGACCTACACGCAGAACAAATCCAAGGTTTCTTCGACGTACCTGTTGATAACGTATTTGGTAGCCCTGTTCTACTTGAAGATATGCTAGCAAAAGATCTACAAGATCCAGTGGTTGTTTCTCCTGATATCGGTGGTGTTGTACGTGCTCGTGCAATCGCTAAACTGCTTGATGACACAGATATTGCTATCATTGATAAGCGTCGCCCTCGTGCAAACGTTTCTCAAGTTATGCATCTAATCGGTGATGTTGAAGGCCGTGACTGTATTATCGTTGATGATATGATCGATACAGGTGGTACATTATGTAAAGCAGCTGAAGCACTAAAAGAACGTGGTGCTAAACGTGTATTTGCTTACGCAACTCACCCAGTATTTTCAGGTAGTGCACTAGAGAATATCCGTGAATCTGTTATCGATGAAATTATCGTTACAGACTCAATTACGCTAACAAAAGAAATTGAAGCTACGGGTAAAGTATCAGTATTAACACTGTCAGGTATGCTAGCTGAAGCTATTCGTCGTATTAGCAACGAAGAGTCAATTTCAGCAATGTTTGAGCACTAA
- the corC gene encoding CNNM family magnesium/cobalt transport protein CorC (CorC(YbeX) belongs to the Cyclin M Mg2+ Exporter (CNNM) family, and was characterized as belonging to a set of three proteins, at least one of which must be present for CorA to function.) — translation MNEDNSPTSEGPSRKSFFERIGQLFQGDPQNREELVEVFRDSEENDLIDHDTRDMLEGVMEISEMRVRDIMIPRSQMITIERSQKLEDLIDLIVEAQHSRYPVISDDKDHVEGILLAKDLLRYLLPDSEPFDMDKVLRPAVVVPESKRVDRLLKEFREERYHMAIVVDEFGGVSGVITIEDILEQIVGEIEDEFDDEEEQDVRQLSKHTYAVKALTTIEDFNELFQTSFCDEEVDTVGGLVMMNFGHLPTRGEVVEVNGYSFKVTSADNRRVIQLQVTVPDEAFQPTITS, via the coding sequence ATGAACGAAGATAACTCTCCAACATCTGAAGGTCCGAGTAGAAAGTCCTTCTTTGAACGTATTGGCCAACTATTTCAAGGTGATCCACAAAACCGTGAAGAATTGGTTGAAGTTTTTCGAGATTCAGAAGAAAACGATCTAATCGACCATGACACTCGCGATATGCTTGAGGGTGTAATGGAAATTTCTGAAATGCGTGTTCGTGACATCATGATCCCACGTTCGCAAATGATCACGATTGAACGTTCTCAGAAGTTAGAAGATCTGATTGATTTAATTGTTGAAGCCCAACACTCTCGTTACCCTGTTATCAGTGATGATAAAGACCACGTAGAAGGTATCTTACTAGCTAAAGATCTCCTGCGTTATCTGCTTCCTGATAGCGAGCCTTTTGATATGGATAAAGTGCTGCGTCCCGCCGTTGTGGTGCCGGAAAGTAAGCGCGTTGACCGACTATTAAAAGAGTTCCGTGAAGAGCGTTACCACATGGCTATTGTGGTTGATGAGTTTGGTGGTGTTTCTGGCGTTATCACCATTGAAGATATTCTTGAACAAATCGTTGGCGAAATTGAAGATGAATTCGACGACGAGGAAGAGCAAGATGTCCGTCAGTTAAGTAAACATACTTATGCGGTAAAAGCACTGACAACCATTGAAGATTTCAATGAACTATTCCAAACCTCATTCTGTGATGAAGAAGTCGATACTGTCGGCGGACTTGTGATGATGAACTTTGGTCACCTACCAACACGTGGTGAAGTTGTTGAAGTTAATGGTTACTCGTTTAAAGTGACTTCTGCCGATAACCGTCGTGTTATCCAGTTACAAGTAACGGTACCTGACGAAGCATTTCAACCGACTATTACTTCTTAA
- the mtgA gene encoding monofunctional biosynthetic peptidoglycan transglycosylase: MLKRFFIKFILFVLLFPIFLVIIFKFINPPFWGWEISRMLFPPQGYPAHTQHEWVNLDKISKNMQLAVIASEDQTFPEHHGIDVQATLAVLRHEGKNGPVRGASTISQQAAKNMFLFPVHSYIRKGIELYFSLLMEIVWGKERILEVYLNIIEFGPGIYGVEAASEHFFHIPASRLSVQQAAQLAAVLPNPYKIKASPMSNYVYQRTLWIRRQMRQLGMVTLNKVYNEQSLFKSFHLYP, translated from the coding sequence ATGCTAAAACGCTTTTTCATTAAATTTATTTTATTTGTACTTTTGTTTCCTATATTTCTCGTGATTATTTTTAAATTTATTAATCCACCATTTTGGGGATGGGAAATTAGCCGAATGCTATTTCCACCTCAAGGTTACCCTGCGCACACTCAACATGAATGGGTTAATTTAGACAAAATATCAAAAAACATGCAGTTAGCGGTGATAGCTTCAGAAGATCAAACCTTTCCTGAGCATCACGGTATTGACGTACAAGCGACGCTAGCAGTATTAAGACATGAAGGTAAAAATGGGCCAGTGCGTGGTGCTAGTACGATTAGCCAGCAAGCGGCTAAAAATATGTTTCTATTCCCAGTACACTCATATATTCGTAAAGGCATCGAATTATACTTCTCTTTATTGATGGAAATCGTTTGGGGAAAAGAGCGTATTCTTGAAGTTTATCTAAATATTATTGAATTTGGCCCTGGTATTTATGGTGTCGAAGCGGCTAGTGAACACTTTTTCCACATACCAGCCAGCCGACTAAGTGTGCAACAGGCAGCACAACTTGCTGCTGTATTACCGAATCCATATAAGATAAAAGCATCACCAATGAGTAATTACGTCTATCAACGTACTTTATGGATCCGCCGTCAAATGCGTCAACTTGGTATGGTAACGCTCAATAAAGTCTATAATGAACAATCACTTTTCAAATCATTCCATCTTTATCCATAG
- a CDS encoding 2-octaprenyl-3-methyl-6-methoxy-1,4-benzoquinol hydroxylase: MKQYDVIVAGGGMVGAATALGLAKLGLDVAVLEGFAPRPFANTQPMDLRVSAISPHSVALLDRLGAWDEVLNMRLCPFKRLETWETPECRTRFNADDMGLEQLGYIVENRLLQLALWQQFDNIDNLTLYCPSKMVSTTSIENGYIVELEDTQQLQCRLLIGADGANSQVRQQADIGITAWDYRQHCMLINVETALPQQDITWQQFTPAGPRSFLPLPGHQGSLVWYDSPERIRRLSHMTSEQLHAEISAVFPEELGEFSVVDHGSFPLTRRHAQTYYKPNVVLLGDAAHTINPLAGQGVNLGFKDVDVLLQEIEAAGEHWAESAVLDKYQRRRRPDNLVMQTGMDFFYVAFSNNIAPLKFIRNAGLRLADGAGGIKKQVLKYAMGL; this comes from the coding sequence ATGAAGCAGTATGATGTCATCGTTGCTGGTGGCGGTATGGTTGGGGCTGCAACCGCGCTTGGCTTAGCGAAGTTAGGTTTAGACGTTGCCGTATTAGAAGGCTTTGCTCCTCGACCTTTTGCGAACACACAGCCGATGGATTTGCGTGTTTCCGCAATTTCTCCTCATTCCGTTGCATTATTAGATCGGTTAGGCGCATGGGATGAGGTACTCAACATGCGTTTGTGTCCTTTTAAACGATTGGAAACGTGGGAAACCCCAGAATGTCGTACACGCTTTAATGCTGACGATATGGGGTTAGAACAATTAGGCTATATTGTTGAAAATCGCCTGCTGCAACTTGCGCTTTGGCAGCAGTTCGACAACATCGATAACTTGACGTTATATTGCCCATCAAAAATGGTTTCAACAACATCGATTGAAAATGGCTATATCGTTGAGTTGGAAGATACTCAACAGCTTCAGTGCCGATTATTAATTGGTGCCGATGGCGCTAATTCTCAAGTGCGCCAACAAGCCGATATTGGTATTACAGCGTGGGATTACCGTCAACACTGCATGCTAATTAATGTAGAAACAGCATTGCCGCAACAAGATATTACGTGGCAGCAGTTTACGCCTGCAGGCCCTCGTTCATTCTTACCGTTGCCAGGACATCAAGGATCATTAGTATGGTATGACAGTCCTGAACGCATTCGACGCCTATCACATATGACTTCTGAACAGTTGCATGCAGAGATCTCTGCCGTTTTTCCTGAAGAGCTTGGTGAGTTCAGTGTGGTTGATCATGGATCTTTTCCACTAACGCGTCGTCACGCACAAACCTATTACAAACCAAATGTCGTTTTATTAGGTGATGCTGCTCATACGATTAATCCATTAGCAGGCCAAGGTGTAAATCTAGGTTTTAAAGATGTTGATGTTTTACTACAAGAAATAGAAGCGGCAGGTGAGCATTGGGCGGAAAGTGCGGTACTTGATAAATATCAACGTCGTCGTCGTCCTGATAACCTTGTAATGCAAACAGGAATGGATTTTTTCTATGTGGCGTTTAGTAATAATATCGCGCCATTAAAGTTTATTCGAAATGCAGGGCTTCGTTTAGCCGATGGGGCTGGCGGTATTAAAAAACAAGTATTGAAATATGCTATGGGTCTTTAG